Genomic DNA from Paramisgurnus dabryanus chromosome 11, PD_genome_1.1, whole genome shotgun sequence:
ATGTGCCAGTTTCGGTTTCATCAATATTTTCCTTTTCCCTCTTTCAAAAACATGTACTCTATTACAAGTTTTAAGCCTGTGATAGTGAGGTATATTTAAAATTGTACatacagaatatatatatatgaagtaCCTGCACATTGTTTAACCAATGTCATGAACTGCTGTAATGATCTGCATCAAAACATCACGTGAATGTcagcatagattatttttgtctGCTTGATTGATCATTCGAATAGCAGATGCCAAATGTATCTATGGTATACACGATAGCCAACCCTTCCAGCTTGATTTTAAGGCAACTGAACTGTTTTCCGTGATGGGGAGGTCATTTAAATAAGCTATGAAATTCATATTTCATTTCAACAGCTGTCGTGACAGGTTAACTGGGGCAATAATATCCTAAAGTTATTATTTTGTAGAGTATTCAAACACTATATCAAAGACTAGCACTTCAGATGTGAGGATGCCGAGTAATGTTATCAATATAGTAAAAGCAGCAGATTTGTTTCTCCCCTGAGTTGATCATAAATGGTTAATTTAGAGTTGATGCATCAGATGTTGTTATGATgagtttatttatattattgcaTGAATGGATGCTCTTAATGCAAGCTAACCCAACGTATAACTGATTGTCTACTATTTTttcagactttttccatttgCCTGAAAATTTAAGGAAAATCAGGTTCGCTTTTGGGTAAAAGGCCATCAGCCTGCTAAATGTGTTAGcgactctctctttctctctttttcccTCTCTCTATCTCACATTATCTGCTCTGGCCCACTCTTCTCTTCCAAATGAATATGCTACTCAACTTCTCCGTTGTTAGTGGTGTTTGATATGTCTTGTGAAACTCTCGATGCCTTTGGGTTGTGCTGTATTTAATGTGTATGATATATTCTTAGCGTTTATGAAGATATTGATGAAAATGGTTATGACCATGTTGAAAACTCAATCACCAAATTATCGAGAAATTCTGTTGTATTGTTCTATGGAATCCATGATggaaaattaaataaagaataAGTTATCCTGTTGTTTCTGTGGTTATACAttggttgttgttttttttttgggctACAATCAGGGTAATCTCAACTAGGCGACAGCATCAAATAGAGTGTAAATGCATTCAGAGTAGAACGAAAAGGAAATGTTGCTTAATTTCTGTGAAAGTGACATCATCACAACATCCTTCCTCTCACTATATAGGAATCATGTTCTGTTGAGTGTTATGCTATTTTCTAATGAAACTAAACCCTGGGGGAAATAATGATATTTAagatttatttgtaaataagTGAACAACGTATCAACCTTCACGAAAATTAACCACTAGTTAAAACCAacaatcatggttttcaaaaaccctAACATGGTTAACCATAGTTTTgttgatagtaatcaatacaccaaaaaacatgattactacacGTTTACAACAAATTTTCTTAAGGGAATGAAGGAATTCATTTCTCTTTCTAAGACAGCCAGTGGCAGGGCGGTAATAGCCTTTTGGTAATATGCAAGCGTGGAATTctgctagaagggatacagcaaacgccGCAaagtttagggttaggtttggggaaAGCATTATGATAACAACTGTGCTCAGTAGGCTACTGGTTTTACCCCAGATTTTGGCGTTTGCTGTATCTCCTCTAGTCGCAACCGTAGGCGTGGCGTGGCGGCGCGCCAGGATATAACTCATGTAACATAGTAGCGGAAATACTAAGAAGAATCTCTTGAGACCAAGTTACAGTCAATGCTTTGCTTGTGTCGAAATTCGTCTCGAGCAAGATAAGATAAAGACGGAATAAACAAAAGAAGATACGCAAGTTAATGCCATGGAGTtgctaacatttttaaaaacatcaaaggGGACTGTTTTAGCTGTTGAAATGGTAAATACACATAGACTTAAATTCAATAGATATTGAACAAACATCTTATGCACGCTGTGtgaaacatttaaacttattttactAATATATGTGAAGTTTAGTATCTATCTAAGCCacatggtttaatattttaaaattatagtATTTAAGAAATAATATCTGTAAACTTGTAAGCCACCGAATGTcatgtatttcttttttatattcAGCTCCTGTGTCTCCTTGTGGTTATTTGTAAAGCAGCTTATGGATGCTTCATATGGAGCGGCATTGTAGAGCTGGTCTGGGCCGTGgtcacattttttgtttatgcCATGGATCTATACAAAACCCTGGTGTTTTTCCCATGGACGGTAAAGAACAGCATTCCTTTAAATACGTTCTGGATCACCAGagactgtaaaaagtgaaagttggatctacttaCCATACTTCGATTGgtaacacttaatttaaaaataaaatttaaaataaaacttgaatttgatcaatttgtacaaatttaagattaaaaaatgtaaaaaataaatacttaaaaaaataaattttttaggtgttaccaattgaagtcattttaagttaatccaatatacactttttacagtgcactttaAATCGAGCAAGATAAGATAAAGACGGAATAAACAAAAGAAGATACGCAAGTTAATGCCATGGAGTtgctaacatttttaaaaacatcaaaggGGACTGTTTTAGCTGTTGAAATGGTAAATACACATAGACTTAAATTCAATAGATATTGAACAAACATCTTATGCACGCTGTGtgaaacatttaaacttattttactAATATATGTGAAGTTTAGTATCTATCTAAGCCACATGGTTTAATTTAAAGCCACactttaaattaacattttatatCAGTTTATGACTGAAAAATTCACAGGAATGGCATTTGTTCTCCTTTACCCTGCAGGACTTTTTTAGAGCGATTACAGGCtcactttttctttttattacctCTCTTCTCTGTTTTGTCTGGAATCCGTCACTGGCAGCAGAGGTTGTTGGCAACGTAAGTAAATTAACAATAAAGAAATGTAGTAGAAAAGATTAAAATATAGCAATGGAGAAATTTGTTCCCTGAAATACCAGCTAGTTACTACTAAACatatacaggtgctggtcacataattagaatatcattaaaaagttgatttatttcactaattccattcaaaagtgtaacttgtatattatattcattcattacacacaaactgatatatttcaaatgtttatttcttttacttTGATTATTATAACTGAAAACTAAGGAAAATCACAAATTCAGTATCTGAGAAAATAAGAATATTACTTAAGACCAATACAATGAAAGGATTTTTAGAAATCTTCAGCTCAACTGATAATTGGGCAAGTGTGAACATGAAAAGTACAGCATTCAATACTTAGTTGGGGCTCTTTTTGCCTGAATTTCTGCAGTGTGCGGTGTGGCGTTGTATGTAGATGCGTTAATAGCACGAAGTATGAAAATCGTTCAATACATAAGCCAAATTCCCCTTTTGCGTGCATGatatgccagtccttcccattcacttaaaaggggcatttttttgtcgttttatttattggtttctcaatttttcttttttgttttttttaaccattttcgcttgggtttagggttaatgattataactgacaactaagaaaaatcacaaactcagtatctgaaaaaataagaATATTACTTAAGACCAATACAAACAAAGGATTCTTAGAAATCTTGCTCAACTGATAATTGGGCAAGTATGAACATGAAAATAGCCTACAGCACTCTCAATACTTTTGGTTCTCCTTTTGCCTGAATTCCTGCAGTGTGCGGTTTGGCGTTGCATGTACATGCGTAAAAACAGGACCGGTTCTAGAAATTTGGAGGCCCTaggcaaaatttatgttggaggcccctcacacccctctaattttcagaataatgtgaGAACGTGTTTTTCTACTGCGTAAGAAATCAGATGAGCACTACTAATAAACCTGTTTTTCcccattacttttactttttattaagGTTTATCAACAAATTGATTAATTttatgctaaaatgtaattagagattatgcaaaaccacatgtgttaaaaattttaaggcagtcacgtttattaaaaacaccacctttttggGACAACACAAGATAACACTTTTGCTTTCTCcaaaaagtaaaattaaaaagacaACAGTATCTTGCAAAAAccctaactgtaaaaaaattacaggTAAACACCTCCTAGaaaacttttattgtttttttattttaactttgtATAAAGAAGAATTTCCCTCTTACTtaaccaatatacagtataaagtttTCTAACAGACTATTGCAATACCTTTTTATAAATGACCTTAAATATCCATACAAAGCAGCTGCCACTGGAAGTTGAACAGAGAAATTACTTTCAtgatttgaaaactaaaataaagtgtagaggacttacaagatatacagacagtttactttaggtaacgccagttttgtttgctgttcgactttaaatacaaacttattTCTTGCAGTGGCGGCGCCGCATAAACTCACCTGAACTcaccttaaaactttatttaatgctGTCAGTAGTGATTGTTGGACCAGCGCACATGGACTTAGCAGTTATGGAGGCCCCACTTCCAAGCTTGAGGCCCTAGGCATTTGCCTACTCTGCCTATAGCTAGCGCCGGCcctgcgtataaatagcacgaagtgtgaaaATTGTGCAATACATACCAGTACTTTGTGCAATACATGCCAGtacttcccattcacttaaacggcgcatctattttttgtcgttttttttattggtttctcaattttttctgtcttttaaaccattttcgcttgggtttagggttagatttcagatttgcttaaggaggttatttaatatacaggtttctctatgtttttgtctatatttaagccatggtcgcttggagttggggttagagtttgggttaggatgtcatttttatataagttgttctaaccctaaacccaagcgaaaatggtaaaagatagcaaaaaaattgagaaaccaataaataaaacgacaaaaaaagatgcgccgtttaagtgaatgggaaggactggcgtatgcACGCCAAACTGGAAtctggcgtatgtattgcacggtTTCACaattcgtgctatttatacgcaactcCGGTTGTCAGGCTAGTTTGCTAGCCAATTAAGAACAGGGATACCATGGGCCTTAAACCAGGTACGGGTAGCTTTGGCACCGTGTGCAGGTGCCAAGTCCTGTTGGAAAATGGaatctgtgtgtaatgaatgaatataatatacaagtttcattTTTTGgaattaaaataattcaaatttttgatgatattctatgACCAGGCAGCACCTGTATATACTATTATTCTGCTGTGAATGTATGATCGTTGATTAGTTTTTCCTTTCACTGACATCaatgtttctgttttttttttatattgtttatgttttttgtgtgtttaaggTTTTTGGTTTGCTAGCAGCAGTGTTGTTTGGATATGATGCCTACAACATTATCAAAGACATCAAAAACATTAAAGAGCAGGGTGGTAACGTTGGTAAGTATCATTTATCATCATAAACTCTTAACCTTATTTTGATgcttttttactgaaaaaaaaaacataatgatCATGATCTGAAATCAGTGTAATGAATGGATGCTTATCAAATTCCTTTGACtcattaaaataaatgatggtTTCTGTTATAATTTCAGGTAATGTGGTGATATTTTAAAAGGATTAAAAGGAACTAAGTGGGGAAAACTAAAAGCTCCAACCTATACTTTCACCCATACAAGTGTTTTGGTCGTTTGTCCATTCCCCAAATACGACTATCAGATTCCTCcatttactaaattagcgcctctaccagcagcaggtgaaacttaatTATATGAAATGATATATTGGGGTATATTTTATATagatttatatgaaaaaaagaCAGAAAAGTGATCACAATTGGTAATATCAGATCCAGTGTACACTcgttaaaaaactgtggtcagaAGCAGCAGTGATGCATCATAGTGTTCTGGATTATGTTTGATTCAGAGCTATTTAGAAAGAGAGTTCAAAGAAAGTTCAAAAAGCTTGTTCGTAACGATTCAGACTTCAGTTCCTAGAAGTTTATAGTGAgcctttgaaatacatttagtTAGAGGCAAAGAGCTGTGTTTTTTCCTAATAATAgtcaagaaatgcattgatttacaatatttatatatcacacCAGTGGCGAGGCCAGAAATTGAAACTGAGTGGACCTCACTGAAATAGTGTGTACCTCAATGCCTACTttcaaattatatattttttaaaatataggaGTGGTTAAACGGATTACATGAATTTTTTTGAGTCCAAGACTGGTGTTTCAAGATAATTTTGCTTGCATTTGTCCTGTCAAGCGCATAAAGATTCTGTGTTTGTGCGCTTATGAGTGTGTGTCCATTTGAGTATGTGTGCGTCTGTAGGCACAAAAAAATGCTCACTTCAACATCTTgcactcaaatagtttaaagtAGTATATATATGTAGTTACAGcaacaacttttttttacaaataaaatccACTAGAAAGATTAGTATGTTCAGCCGCTGTTATGTGCCTTGTTAACCTGTTTTACACTGCCTCCAACAACTTTaaagcttttaaaaaaacacacttatttttaaaaacgtcACAAGTATAAAAACTTTTATCACTTTCATCACATTTAGTCTTTTCTGCTGCAGCTCTATTGAGCTGATAGTAACTTCTGGGAACTTTCATGAAGAGAAATTGCTGTAAAAAATAAACGGTTTAATTGGAGTGAATGGAGTTGATGCGACTCCCTTTCTAAATGGCTCttgtttgaatgagatctgaaTGTATATGTTGCATTTATGGACGTCTTCATATAAAGTGATTGCATGGCTTCAGTTTTCAAGGCTTGTTAGGCGCATTGTTTGGAATAGTTTTCTACTGTTGTTTTTTTAGTCAATTTATGCATTAAAAACCtgtgactgtacttttacttgcgtgttgtgttttatattattGAGAACTGGTTGGGTTAAAAGTAAGGGTGGGcttagatgctccaaaatataatttataaaccatacatttttatGAAACAATTTCAACATTTTCAAATGCAGAAAATTAAATGTGCCTAATCTGACGTATAAGGAAAAAACACGTACTGCATAAGCTACTGGCCACTAGAGAAAACTTTATCCCCTACACATACCTTGACGTTGAAATAACTTGCACAAACGAACTATAAGGACTGTCTCAAAAGcaaatataaagtatttttttcagtCTGTAAAAAtcccttgttgcacttaaatgttttatgtttaaacAACTTGAAATAAAAAGTCAATGATACTTTTTTGATTAGTTAGAAGctgcaataaataaaaaaatacagttgCAATAACAAACAACTTTATTTCATTTACTTCTACCAACTTCTCACTAGTCAAGATAGTTGAAAAGACTTttaagtcaacttttttaaattaaagtgcaaaaaggaatttttacagtgtgtgtagGTTCACACGTTTAAATTGTTTTGCATGATTTTTATGTctagatgtaaaaaaaaatgaatgtttaaATATAGGTATGTTGAGCTGATGTGCTTATGTGACAGGTGCAGATTTCATTTAGATCCAAATACAATTGGTAATTGAAAACACTTTTTAATTAACAACAGCAACAAAAATCATATAAAagacaacttaaaaaatacaaaacataacCACCACCACAGAGTAATAaaggttaaaattaaacattgaacatACAACATATGTTGGTAGAACAGACAAGTCTCCTGAGAAAGACTGATACTATATAATAGTACATgtcttaaatgaaaaaaaaaaaactatctaCTATATGTTGGTCTAAACAACAGAGCACTCTTCACATTATAAACTGTAGTTTGCTTGATTTATCAATCACCTCTGTGCTGTGTGGGAACTGCGAACTGGTCTCCTCTCGGTTGGCTTGGTTCTGTTTTGAGTTGTTCCTCCTGTTGTGTTGTAGCTAACAATTTGTCCGCTGCAATCCTGGTAAGCCCAGATGTTCCAGTGCAGTTTTGAAGGCTCTCTCTGAGCTCAGACAGTTGTTGAGAATGGCTAACAAGTGTGCTATTGACTTGAAACAGATAGCCATCAGTGTGTCTATCCAGCTCTCCTCGAATTCTCTCCAGGTCATCAGCCAAGTGAGCAAGGCCACCACACTGACCCTCCACACGGGCAACGCGGCCTCCAACTTCGGTTACCTCTTTCTGTACACCTAGGGCAGTGGAGCGGCAACCCTGGAGTTCGCCAGTCACTCTGCGCCGTAGGTCCTGGAGTTCCCCTTTCAGGCGGGTCAATTTTCGCTCCCCTGTACCTAGCATAGATGCCTGCCGTCCAACCAGCTGAACCATACCTTTCACCTGCTGCGCAAGTCTCCCCTCTCTCTCCTGCCATGTCAGGTTGGTGTGGCCCACCTCTTTCATCACAGAACCAAGTGACTCTTGTAATCCACAGAGAGATCGGT
This window encodes:
- the plp2a gene encoding proteolipid protein 2, whose translation is MELLTFLKTSKGTVLAVEMLLCLLVVICKAAYGCFIWSGIVELVWAVVTFFVYAMDLYKTLVFFPWTDFFRAITGSLFLFITSLLCFVWNPSLAAEVVGNVFGLLAAVLFGYDAYNIIKDIKNIKEQGGNVGNVVIF